GAGGAAGAAGGCTTGGTGGATGCCGGCGGTTCAGGGAAACGGCGGCAGATTTTAAAATGTCCATATTTGGATAATACGGCGAAGCCTACCGCGGCTCATGGCACGAAGAGCATTGTATGGTTGACCCTTCGGGCTTTTTCCGAGATGCCGAGTATTAATCTGAGATTGATTGCTCAACTGCAGAGTCGTCTATTGCCTCATGACTGCTCCCTCAATGTGGTGCGCGTGCCGGAAAAAGTGTTGCAGCATCCTGATGAGTTGATGAAGGAGTGGTTGACCTCTTTTGGCGGGGATGTGTGGATATTGCATCAAATGCCCAGCGAAGTGCAGCGTTGGTTTTATCGAAACCAGCCGACGGCTTGTATTGTGGGAACCCGTTCCGAGGGGGTCGATCTCGCCAGTGTGGAGGTGGATAGTGCCGCTGCCTTGCAGCATGCGGTAGCGATGTTAGGTCGTCATGGGCATCAGCACATCACCCTGATTCGTCAGGCCCAGCATATGGTAGGTGAAGATCAGTTGGAACAGTTGCTTTATGAGCTTTGTGCCGAGAGTGGGAAAGAGGCCGATGTGTTGGCCTGTTCTGCTCAGTCGGATATGTTGCCGGGGGAATTTGAGAAGAAGTTTTCCAGAGCCAGTGCATGGCGTTCCACCGCATTGATCTGCAGTGTTCCGAGTGTGGCATTATTTGCGCTGACCTGGTTGCAGCGGCAGCAGATTCAAGTGCCGGAGCAGGTCTCGATCATATTGTTGAGGTCTCAGCCGATCTTAAGTTATACGAGTCCTCGGATGGCGCATTACATGGTGAACGA
This genomic stretch from Oceaniferula marina harbors:
- a CDS encoding substrate-binding domain-containing protein, whose protein sequence is MVPQRVSLLAQTVDSLRSGIAHRQWIDYLPPERVLCEQMKISRSTLRRAIAKIEEEGLVDAGGSGKRRQILKCPYLDNTAKPTAAHGTKSIVWLTLRAFSEMPSINLRLIAQLQSRLLPHDCSLNVVRVPEKVLQHPDELMKEWLTSFGGDVWILHQMPSEVQRWFYRNQPTACIVGTRSEGVDLASVEVDSAAALQHAVAMLGRHGHQHITLIRQAQHMVGEDQLEQLLYELCAESGKEADVLACSAQSDMLPGEFEKKFSRASAWRSTALICSVPSVALFALTWLQRQQIQVPEQVSIILLRSQPILSYTSPRMAHYMVNEERAVTQILPRLLDLLKSQVCTTSHINLIPDYVAGETVGPARS